The sequence TGAATGGGGGCTGTCAAAAGCCTTGAAGATGTGGGGAGTCACCGTTCCCCCCGAAAGCCACCCAATGAAGACAGGAGGGTGGAAGGTTAGCCGCAACGAGATTTACAAACTTTACACAAACCACGGCTAACCAGAACGGTCACCCCTTCCCCATCCCCGCCATCATGGCGTCTATGCTCGACTTGAGGGCCAGCTTTATGCCCTCCAGGGTGTCCATCCCCTTAAGTGTCCGGGTGTTGTGGGCGCTGGTTATGATTATCGACCACTTGTAGAGGTTCTCCTTAACCGGAACGCTCTGGAACATTGCGATGAACTTCTCCCCCTCCACAGAGGCCTCGAGTATCTCCACATCCGTCTCCCCCAGCTTCGTGGAGTAGACTTCCCTAACTTCGAGGTTTCCATACTCCTTACTCAGCATGTCAGAAAGGTATCCCATGTCAATCACCGGCATTATATAGTGCAACGTCCTTATATACCTGTCGTGCCTTCCGAAAGGGGACACCAAAAGCGTTATAAGGCGCGGGAGTAACCCCCCTTGAAGACAGTTTTGGAGTTGAAGGAAATGAAGATTGAAGCTGGAGATTTTGTGGTGTTCCACTACATAGGCAGGTTTGAGAACGGTGAAGTTTTTGACACGAGTTACGAGGACATCGCCAGGGAAAACGAGATATACGTCGAGGAGAGGGAGTACGGCCCGCTCGGCGTCAATGTCGGTGTCGGCGAGATAATCCCCGGCCTCGACGAGGCGCTGATTGGGATGGAGATTGGCGAAAAGAAGACCGTCACGATTCCGCCGGAGAAGGCCTACGGCATGCCCAACCCTGAGCTGGTTATAGACGTTCCCCTCACCGAGTTCACCAACATAGGGATGGAGCCGGTTGAGGGCATGTACGTCATGACTGACTCGGGGATAGCAAAGATAGCCAAAGTCGGGGAAGAGAGCGTCAGTCTCGACTTCAACCACCCGCTCGCAGGAAAGACCCTTGTGTTCGAGGTCGAGATAGTGGACATAGAAAAGGGAAAGGACTCAGAGTCCGAAGCCACCGCTGATGTTGAGTGACGAGACGCCTTGATAGACGGCCACACCCACAAGCATCAACATGAGACTGTACTTAAGCCCAGCTGAGTACTTTCCTTCTCTTATTACCCCAATTCCAAGGCCGGAGATAAAGGCCTGAATGACAACGAAGCCCAGGAGTATCAGTTTGATAGTGTCAACCGGGAGTACCACCATGTCCGTTCCCATTGTCTCCATGACCTTATAAACGACCGCGAGTATCATGGGACCTATGAATCCACTGGTTATTATAAAAAACATCATCTGCATGCCCGTGGAAGCCTTGCGCTCCTGTCTGATTCTGAGTATCTCTCTCACGTCGTTGCCGACGTAGACCAGAACATCGCTCATAGGGGCACCGCGCTCTAGGGCCTCAATGATAATCATCATCGATCTGTACAGGACCACAGATTTTCTGTTCCGAATTGCAAAGGCCCTGAGGGCATCGACGGTGGGACGGCCCTTCTTTATCTCCGCCACGGTCTTCTTAAACTCATCAGTCAACGC is a genomic window of Thermococcus celericrescens containing:
- a CDS encoding FKBP-type peptidyl-prolyl cis-trans isomerase, producing MKIEAGDFVVFHYIGRFENGEVFDTSYEDIARENEIYVEEREYGPLGVNVGVGEIIPGLDEALIGMEIGEKKTVTIPPEKAYGMPNPELVIDVPLTEFTNIGMEPVEGMYVMTDSGIAKIAKVGEESVSLDFNHPLAGKTLVFEVEIVDIEKGKDSESEATADVE
- a CDS encoding type II secretion system F family protein translates to MPRGITSLLVSAFQRILPQKWVKRYEIFIYSAGLNFLAVEYLVISILFGIIGALLVEMVSTWPYSVAAFIALFLSMAFGYPYWKVMKRVEEMEKNLPDAFFYLASSLRAGISFSEALEELTTAKFGALTDEFKKTVAEIKKGRPTVDALRAFAIRNRKSVVLYRSMMIIIEALERGAPMSDVLVYVGNDVREILRIRQERKASTGMQMMFFIITSGFIGPMILAVVYKVMETMGTDMVVLPVDTIKLILLGFVVIQAFISGLGIGVIREGKYSAGLKYSLMLMLVGVAVYQGVSSLNISGGFGL